One genomic window of Lentisphaera araneosa HTCC2155 includes the following:
- a CDS encoding aldo/keto reductase, with product MKYRNLGKTDISVSSIGIGAWQLGGPLVLDGVHDGHPDPGKANVIKLIRDLGELGVNFIDTAEQYSHGESERRVGAAIKADRDKWVVSTKFGHKVGEGNRRHIDTSPQSIMPALEDSLKRLQTDYVDVYNYHTIPDIAHLEESAKILQKAKDKGMIRALGISTTDTAIVRELIKRDMLDVVQYVSSILSPAKEMQGLIETNNLGGVSRGVMAGGCLSGRYFHTKLECKTGDRRSWGDEDYSRFNVFEQLIPEGMTMAQLACRFVLDQKASHTIILGAKNLKDYKSAIDAVHLESLDEKLKAELRTAAHDLGFD from the coding sequence ATGAAATATAGGAACTTAGGCAAGACAGATATATCGGTTTCATCCATTGGGATCGGCGCTTGGCAATTAGGTGGACCTTTGGTCTTGGATGGTGTTCACGATGGACACCCTGACCCAGGAAAAGCCAATGTGATCAAACTCATTAGGGATTTAGGTGAGCTCGGCGTTAATTTTATTGATACCGCAGAACAATACAGTCATGGTGAGAGTGAACGACGTGTTGGAGCGGCAATAAAAGCCGATCGAGATAAATGGGTCGTCTCCACGAAATTTGGTCACAAAGTGGGGGAGGGCAATCGTCGCCATATCGACACGTCACCACAATCAATTATGCCGGCTTTAGAGGATTCTTTAAAGCGTCTGCAAACTGATTATGTGGATGTCTATAATTATCATACCATACCCGACATTGCTCATCTTGAAGAATCCGCTAAGATTTTGCAAAAAGCCAAAGATAAGGGGATGATTCGCGCCTTGGGGATATCGACGACGGATACAGCAATAGTGCGAGAATTGATCAAAAGGGATATGTTGGACGTGGTTCAGTATGTTTCCTCAATCCTTTCTCCTGCAAAAGAAATGCAAGGCTTGATAGAAACTAATAATTTAGGTGGAGTTAGCCGGGGAGTGATGGCAGGAGGCTGCTTGAGTGGACGTTACTTCCACACTAAACTCGAGTGCAAAACAGGAGATCGTCGTTCTTGGGGCGATGAAGATTATTCTCGTTTTAATGTGTTTGAACAATTGATTCCAGAAGGAATGACAATGGCACAGTTGGCTTGTCGTTTTGTTTTAGATCAAAAAGCGAGTCACACAATTATTTTGGGAGCCAAAAATTTGAAAGATTACAAATCGGCAATTGATGCGGTTCATTTAGAATCATTGGATGAAAAACTGAAAGCTGAGCTTAGAACGGCTGCCCATGACTTAGGTTTTGATTAA